A genomic segment from Gracilinanus agilis isolate LMUSP501 chromosome 1, AgileGrace, whole genome shotgun sequence encodes:
- the LOC123232116 gene encoding general transcription factor IIF subunit 1-like translates to MTTLGTSSQTVTEYVVRVPKNNPKRYNIMAFNAADKVNFSTWHQAKMERDLSNKKIYQEEEMPESGAGSEFNRKLRDEARRKKYGIILKAFKAEDQPWLLKVNGKTGRRFKGVKKGGVTENTSYYIFTQCPDGAFEAFPVHNWYNFTPLARHRTLTAEEAEEEWERRNKVLNHFSIMQQRRLKDQDHDEDEDEHKEKKSRKKSSELRIHDLEDDLEMSSDDSNGSGEEGEKVSKTKKKAASSRGGKKKKKKGSDDEAFEDSDDGDFEGQEVDYMSDGSSSSQEEVVGKPKVVQQEEEGPKGIDEESESSEESEEEKPAEEEEKEEEDKKAPTPQEKKRRKGDSSEESDTSEESDIDNEASSALFMTKKKTPPKRERKASGSSSRGDSRPSTPSVDSGCTSSTLRAAASKLEQGKRQMGPGDTPAAKRLRLDAGPQSISGKSTPQPQSGKSTPSSGDVQVTEDAVRRYLTRKPMTTKDLLKKFQTKKTGLSSDQTVNVLAQILKRLNPERKMINDKMHFSLKE, encoded by the exons ATGACGACCCTG gggACCAGCAGCCAGACTGTGACTGAATATGTTGTTCGAGTCCCCAA GAATAACCCCAAGAGGTACAATATCATGGCTTTCAACGCAGCTGACAAAGTCAACTTCTCCACTTGGCACCAG GCCAAGATGGAACGAGATCTGAGCAACAAGAAGATCTATCAGGAAGAAGAGATGCCAGAATCTGGGGCTGGCAGCGAGTTTAATCGAAAGCTCCGGGATGAAGCCAGGAGGAAGAAGTATGGCATCATTCTCAAGGCCTTCAAGGCTGAGGACCAGCCCTGGCTGCTCAAAGTCAATGGCAAAACGGGCAGGAG GTTCAAGGGAGTAAAGAAGGGAGGTGTGACAGAAAACACGTCCTACTACATCTTCACCCAGTGCCCTGATGGGGCTTTTGAAGCCTTCCCTGTGCACAACTGGTACAACTTCACTCCTCTGGCCCGGCACCGGACCCTCACTGCAGAGGAGGCTGAGGAAGAATGGGAAag GAGGAACAAAGTCCTGAACCACTTCAGCATCATGCAGCAGCGCAGGTTGAAGGACCAGGATCACGATGAGGACGAAGACGAGCACAAAGagaagaagagcaggaagaagTCGAGTGAGCTCCGCATCCATGACTTGGAGGATGACCTAGAGATGAGCTCAGATGACAGCAATGGCAGTGGGGAGGAGG GGGAGAAGGTCTCCAAGACCAAGAAGAAGGCGGCTTCCTCCAGGGGcggcaagaagaagaagaagaagggctCTGATGACGAGGCCTTTGAGGATAGTGACGATGGGGACTTTGAGGGCCAGGAGGTAGACTACATGTCAGATGGCTCCAG CAGCTCCCAGGAAGAGGTAGTAGGGAAGCCCAAGGTGGTCCAGCAGGAGGAAGAGGGCCCTAAAG GCATCGATGAAGAAAGTGAGAGCAGTGAAGAGAGTGAGGAGGAGAAGCcagcagaggaggaggagaaggaggaggaagacaagAAGGCCCCTACTCCCCAGGAGAAGAAGCGCAGGAAAG GAGACAGCAGTGAGGAGTCTGACACCTCCGAGGAGAGCGACATCGACAACGAGGCGTCCTCGGCCCTCTTCATGACCAAGAAGAAGACGCCCCccaagagggagaggaaggccTCGGGCAGCAGCTCCAGGGGAGACAGCCGTCCGAGTACGCCCAGCGTGGACAGCGGCTGCACGTCCTCCACGCTGCGGGCAGCTGCCAGCAAGCTGGAGCAAG GGAAGCGCCAGATGGGCCCCGGTGACACGCCTGCCGCCAAGCGCCTGCGCTTAGATGCCGGGCCCCAGAGCATCTCGGGGAAATCCACTCCGCAGCCCCAGTCTGGCAAGTCCACCCCGAGCAGCGG TGACGTGCAGGTGACGGAGGATGCCGTGAGGCGCTACCTGACCCGCAAGCCCATGACCACCAAAGACCTGCTCAAGAAGTTCCAGACCAAGAAGACGGGGCTGAGCAGCGACCAGACAGTCAACGTGCTGGCCCAGATCTTGAAGCGCCTCAACCCCGAGCGCAAGATGATCAACGACAAGATGCACTTCTCCCTCAAGGAGTGA
- the LOC123232117 gene encoding adenylate kinase isoenzyme 1: protein MEIHFLSSRALNAEETTLWMKKHDLLKSHRIIFVIGGPGCGKGTQCENMAAKYGFCHVGLGELLRKEANQATVRGQQIRDIMLKGLLVPTGVILDMVSDNMLSRPESKGFLIDGFPRELSQAQEFERIMGRSPNIVIVFDCSTETMIHRVLHRGHEGQREDDAENIVRQRLETHYTLSEPILAFYQQKNLLRNILAEDAAENIFAKCCSVIDSLQ from the exons atggaaattcattttctctcttcaagGGCACTGAATGCAGAGGAGACCACACTTTGGATGAAGAAACATG ATCTTCTCAAGTCCCACCGGATCATCTTCGTAATTGGGGGACCAGGTTGTGGCAAGGGGACACAGTGTGAGAACATGGCAGCCAAGTATGGCTTCTGTCATGTGGGCCTTGGGGAGCTATTGAGGAAGGAGGCAAATCAGGCCACTGTCCGGGGCCAGCAGATCCGGGACATCATGCTGAAGGGCCTGCTGGTGCCCACG GGTGTGATTCTGGACATGGTGAGTGACAACATGTTGTCCCGGCCTGAGAGCAAGGGCTTTCTCATAGACGGATTCCCCCGGGAACTCAGCCAAGCCCAGGAGTTTGAACGGATT ATGGGTCGCTCCCCCAATATTGTCATTGTCTTCGACTGCTCCACGGAAACCATGATTCACCGAGTATTACATCGAGGCCACGAAGGACAACGAGAGGATGATGCTGAAAACATTGTACGGCAGAGGCTAGAGACCCATTACACCCTTTCTGAGCCCATCTTGGCTTTCTACCAGCAGAAAAACCTTCTCCGGAAT ATCCTGGCAGAAGATGCTGCAGAAAACATCTTTGCCAAATGCTGCTCCGTCATTGACAGTCTGCAGTAA